A window of Castanea sativa cultivar Marrone di Chiusa Pesio chromosome 1, ASM4071231v1 contains these coding sequences:
- the LOC142644594 gene encoding disease resistance protein At4g27190-like, with protein sequence MLVAATSAATSAAAVEAFNEGKELVSKVKRNVEYANDLESNFKLLMEKAEKLYARKESIVAEANKHKTKQFTRECEVWISSVMKSKEEVQELKTKYDKEKTKSSKLKFLKSSRAKLSKRMVEKCDKLHSLWVEGNFERVLVEKLPERVRTMNAPKIEDKPSLYGYVEEILGLLRDRNVRKIGLWGMAGIGKTTIMKNLNNNEDIAKMFDIVIWVPVSKDFSVGELQRAITDRLKLNMEGITTQDEIAWRISLELECKRYLLLLDEVCETLDLDMIGILDNQKDSKVVLATRNRNICRFMSLDESINVKRMSSTDAWKMFIEKVGPKVNLPGIKYIAEQVVDQCSGLPLLIDKVASTFRKKDNIYLWKDGLRSLKIWPNIRTQGMDELIEILQYCYKDLECKDQKDCFLYGALYPEECEVYIDYLLECWRAEGFIYDVNEFRDARGRGHTILDELIGLSLLEKSEKMNHVRMNKVLRNMAVKISFQSDHFKIFVKVREGLKEPPNALEWHKVNRISLMDNKLCTLPESPSCNNLSTLLLQKNRDLEKIPDTFFEFMQNLRVLDLHDTRIALLPSSISRLTCLRALYLNSCIRLTELPDLDKFEHLEVLDIRGSGINQLPIQISCLVQLKCLRMSLPNFDMGWSEMVEFHRNVFSSLSLLEELMIDMDPNNQRWEAVVEGIIKGVATLTRLTSLSICFPNVNFLEYFISASPSWNVGHFRFQFFVGCHDSNSYKMFDHSELQRYFKFVNGEGVNTSISKVLEETDVFELVGHKGASNLSDFGIESINKMRVCLIEGCDEIETIVDGNTVGINALKWLEMMRINNVSKLESIWEGPIHAGSLSRLSTLTLWRCAKLKKIFSNDMIEQLFELEHLNVEECHEIEEIITKSENRGLEPEVLPKLKTLVLSDLPKVKSICTEDSLKWLSLKKIKISMCQLLKSLPFNNENATNLRCIEAHQSWWSELEWKEDTIKQRLQSICIFN encoded by the coding sequence ATGTTGGTGGCAGCAACTTCTGCTGCAACGTCTGCAGCAGCAGTTGAGGCGTTCAATGAAGGGAAAGAGTTGGTAAGTAAAGTGAAACGGAATGTTGAGTATGCAAATGATTTGGAAAGCAACTTCAAACTTTTAATGGAGAAGGCAGAGAAGTTGTATGCTAGGAAGGAAAGTATAGTTGCTGAAGCAAACAAACATAAGACAAAGCAGTTCACTAGAGAATGCGAAGTTTGGATTTCTAGTGTGATGAAGAGCAAAGAAGAGGTGCAAGAACTGAAAACCAAGtatgataaagaaaaaactaaaagtagtaaattgaagtttttaaaaTCTTCACGGGCAAAACTTAGCAAACGCATGGTAGAGAAGTGCGACAAACTACATAGCCTCTGGGTAGAGGGAAATTTTGAGAGAGTATTGGTTGAGAAATTGCCAGAGCGTGTGAGAACTATGAATGCACCCAAAATAGAAGATAAGCCATCTCTCTATGGGTATGTTGAAGAAATACTGGGCCTTCTAAGAGATAGGAACGTAAGAAAAATTGGACTTTGGGGAATGGCAGGAATCGGGAAAACAACAATAATGAAGAACTTAAATAACAATGAAGATATTGCAAAAATGTTTGATATTGTTATTTGGGTCCCTGTATCAAAAGATTTTAGTGTAGGAGAGTTGCAACGTGCAATTACAGATCGGCTAAAATTGAATATGGAAGGCATCACTACCCAAGATGAAATAGCCTGGCGAATATCTTTGGAGTTAGAATGCAAAAGGTATCTACTTCTATTGGATGAAGTTTGTGAGACTCTTGATCTAGATATGATAGGTATTCTTGACAACCAAAAGGATAGCAAGGTGGTATTGGCGACTAGAAACCGTAACATTTGTCGTTTTATGAGCCTTGATGAGTCAATTAATGTGAAACGAATGTCTTCAACTGATGCATGGAAAATGTTCATAGAGAAAGTCGGTCCAAAAGTAAATCTTCCAGGAATTAAATATATAGCCGAGCAAGTTGTTGATCAGTGTTCTGGTTTGCCGCTCTTGATAGATAAGGTAGCAAGCACCTTCAGAAAAAAGGATAACATTTACCTGTGGAAAGACGGTTTAAGGAGTTTGAAGATATGGCCTAATATCAGAACCCAAGGCATGGATGAATTGATTGAGATCTTACAGTATTGTTATAAAGATTTAGAATGCAAGGATCAAAAGGATTGCTTTCTGTATGGTGCATTGTATCCTGAAGAATGTGAGgtatatatagattatttgTTAGAATGTTGGAGAGCTGAAGGTTTCATCTATGATGTCAATGAGTTTAGAGATGCACGTGGCAGAGGGCATACAATATTAGATGAACTTATTGGCTTGTCTTTGCTAGAGAAGAGTGAGAAGATGAATCATGTAAGGATGAACAAAGTGTTGCGGAATATGGCCGTTAAAATTTCTTTCCAAAGTGACCATTTTAAGATTTTTGTGAAAGTCAGAGAGGGGCTCAAAGAACCCCCTAATGCTTTAGAATGGCATAAGGTAAATCGAATCTCCTTGATGGATAACAAATTGTGCACTTTACCAGAAAGTCCAAGTTGCAACAATCTTTCAACATTGTTGCTACAAAAAAATCGTGACTTGGAAAAAATTCCTGATACATTCTTTGAATTCATGCAAAATCTAAGAGTTCTAGACTTACATGACACTAGAATTGCATTATTACCATCATCTATATCTCGCTTGACATGTCTGAGAGCATTGTATTTAAATTCTTGCATTCGTTTAACTGAGCTCCCTGACTTAGATAAATTTGAGCATCTTGAGGTGCTTGATATTCGAGGTAGTGGTATTAATCAATTACCAATTCAGATTAGTTGTTTGGTTCAATTGAAGTGTTTGCGTATGTCATTGCCAAATTTTGACATGGGATGGTCAGAGATGGTTGAATTTCATCGAAATGTCTTTTCAAGTCTTTCTTTATTGGAAGAACTAATGATTGATATGGATCCAAATAATCAAAGGTGGGAGGCAGTTGTTGAGGGTATTATTAAGGGGGTGGCTACCTTGACACGTTTGACTTCGCTCTCAATTTGCTTCCCTAATGTGAATTTTCTCGAGTATTTTATCTCGGCAAGCCCATCGTGGAATGTTGGTCACTTCAGATTCCAATTTTTTGTCGGTTGTCATGACTCAAACAGTTATAAAATGTTTGATCATTCTGAACTTCAAAGGTATTTTAAGTTTGTAAATGGTGAAGGTGTAAATACTTCAATTTCAAAGGTGCTTGAAGAAACTGATGTATTTGAATTGGTTGGCCACAAAGGAGCTTCAAATCTATCAGATTTTGGTATCGAGAGTATTAACAAGATGAGAGTTTGTTTGATTGAAGGGTGTGATGAAATTGAAACAATTGTTGATGGTAATACTGTAGGAATTAATGCATTGAAATGGTTAGAAATGATGAGAATAAATAATGTCTCAAAATTAGAAAGCATCTGGGAAGGTCCTATACATGCGGGAAGCCTAAGCCGACTATCAACTTTAACTTTATGGAGATGTGCGAAGTTGAAAAAGATATTCTCCAATGACATGATTGAACAACTCTTTGAACTTGAACACTTAAATGTTGAAGAATGTCATGAAATTGAAGAGATAATAACAAAGTCTGAGAATCGTGGGTTGGAACCTGAAGTGCTTCCAAAGTTAAAAACCCTTGTGCTCTCTGATCTTCCAAAAGTAAAAAGCATTTGCACTGAGGACTCATTGAAGTGGCTATCTCTAAAGAAGATTAAGATCTCCATGTGCCAATTGTTGAAATCATTACCCTTCAATAATGAGAATGCAACCAATTTGAGATGTATTGAAGCCCATCAATCATGGTGGAGTGAATTGGAATGGAAAGAAGATACTATTAAACAAAGATTGCAGTCTATATGCATCTTCAACTAG